Part of the Leucobacter insecticola genome is shown below.
TCAGCGCCCTGCGCTTCGAACCGCAGGATCCACCGCGTGTCGTCGCGCTACACGGCGCGGGGCTCAACGCGCACAGCTTCGATCCCTTCATACTGGCGCTCGACGTGCCCGCGCTCTCGATCGATCTCGCCGGGCATGGTCGGAGTGACTGGCGAGAGGATGCCGACTACCGACCGGATCACCTCGCGGACGATATTGTCCAGGTGCTCGACCGGGCGGTGCCGCAGCCGGTGGTGCTCGTCGGCCATTCCCTCGGCGGGCTCACGGCCGCGCTCGTGGCGGCTGCAATCCCTGAGCTCGTCTCGAGACTGGTGACCGTGGACATCACCCCGGGCATCTCACCGCGGCGCGACGCGGGCGGTGTCGCTGAGTTCATCACCGGACAGCGCAGCTACGGGAGCATCGAAGAGATTGTGGAACGAGCGGTGCAGTTCGGGATCGGGTCTGACCGCCAGGCACTGACCCGCGGAGCCAGCCTGAATACGCGCGTGCGCCCAGACGGGCGCTTCGAGTGGACCCACCACTTCGCGCACCTGGACGCGCTGCCCACGGGCGGCAGCGACGATCCGCAGCCCTACGCACCGATCTGGGCGTCGCTGCAGTCGCTTGAGATCCCGATCACGCTCGTCCGCGCGGCAAACGGCATCCTTGATGATGCGCTCGTGGCAGATTGGCACGAGCGGTTGCCACGCAGCGTAGTGAGAAGCATCAACGGCTCACACAATCTGCACGAGTCAGCGCCCGTCGAACTCGCTGAAACCGTGT
Proteins encoded:
- a CDS encoding alpha/beta fold hydrolase — its product is MSDEFRFLAGDATRVGRTAPLPHVERVAFLLRDGRSISALRFEPQDPPRVVALHGAGLNAHSFDPFILALDVPALSIDLAGHGRSDWREDADYRPDHLADDIVQVLDRAVPQPVVLVGHSLGGLTAALVAAAIPELVSRLVTVDITPGISPRRDAGGVAEFITGQRSYGSIEEIVERAVQFGIGSDRQALTRGASLNTRVRPDGRFEWTHHFAHLDALPTGGSDDPQPYAPIWASLQSLEIPITLVRAANGILDDALVADWHERLPRSVVRSINGSHNLHESAPVELAETVSSVLPNTGAI